Within the Labilithrix sp. genome, the region AGGCGGTCCCGTGCGCGCCACCGGGGGTGAACCCCCACCACGAAACCGAGGTGCGCAGCCATCAACCAGTGCTAAAGGGGTCGGCGCGGATGGGGACCGACGAGAAGCGGCAGACGCTCGTGTTCGGCGGGCAAGGAGCTCCGGTGCTCGGCGCGATCGCGGGCGGACCGCGGCTCGCGGTGCCGCCGCCGCCGCCCACGTTCGGCGGACCGCGGCTCGCGGTGCGGCCGCCCGCGCCCACGCTCGACGAGGTCGACGCCGCGTGGGACACGCAGCTCGCGTCGATGCTTCCGCCCGTCGTCGAGGTGCTCTCGAGCGACGACCTGATCCCGGACGACGACGACCGCCCGAGCGATCGCGTCACCGTGCCGAACCAGCTCGCGCCGAAGCTCGTCGAGGAGCTCTCCGCCTCCGACCTCGAGGCCGACGAGAGCGATCGCAGCCTCAAGACCACGCGCCCGCCGCCGCCGACGCAGCGCCCCACCTTGCAAGAGCTCGCGAGCTCGACGGTGCGCACGATGCCGCCGCCGTTCGTCGAGCCGATCGTCCGGCGGCGAGACACGGTGCCGGTGCCCCTCGCGTCGGTGATCGTCACGGAGCCGACGGAGCAGACGACGCCCGCGTCCGCGCCGCCGGTGTCGTTCGACGCGCGGCCTCCGATGACGAGCCTGCCCGGCGACACCGCGCGCAGCGTCCCGGTCCCGCGGCTCGCGCGCGCCAACGTGCTCCTCTTCGCCGCGTCGCACGTCGCCGTCGCCGCGTCGGTCCTCCTCTACGTGTGGGCCACGCGCGAGCCGCCGCGGCCCACGCCGCGCCACGCCCGCGTCGCGATCACGGAGCGCACCGCGGTGGGGACGCCCGCGTCGGGCTCGGTGCCGCTCGCCGCGCCGACGGAGGGCTGCCGCGTCGAGGACCTCGCGCGGATCGTCGCGCCGCGCGCGATGCTCGGGCCCGGCCTCGACGCGAGCGTGCTCGAGTCCGGCTTCGGGATCGGGCTCGCGTCCGCGCCGCACGAGGCGACCGGGATCCGGCTCGACGCGTCGACGCTGCGCACCGCGGAGACGCTGCGCGTGCAGTCGATCTGGCCGGTCGGTCGCGTCACGATCGATCGCGGCTCCGATCCGGAGGAAGAGCGCATGCAGGTGCGGCTCGACGCGAGCGACGCGCGCACCGTCACGCCCTCTCTCCGCATCACCGCGCAGAAGGGGGGCGTGTTCGCGACCGACGAGTCGCAGCCGAAGCGGCTTTTGTGGGGCATCCCCGGCGCGGTGCCGAAGACGCCCGAGACCGTGCGCGCGCTCACGCGCCCCGACGGCGCGACGATCGTGGCGGTGCGTCGTCCCGGCCTCTATTGGGTCGGCGTCACCGGTCACGGGCCGCTCACGCCCGTCGTCCGGAGCACGAGGACGCTCGGCGCGCCTGCGCTCGCGTCCATGCCGGAGGGCGGCGTGATGGCGTGGGCCGAGCGCGGCAGCGACGGCTTCACGATCATGACCGCCGCGATCGCGACCGAGGGCGCGCGCGCGACGGTGTCGGAGCCGGAGGCGCTCGCGGACGGCATGTCGCCCGCGCTCGCGAACCTCCCGAGCGGCGAGCTCCTCCTCGCGTACTCCGACGGCGGCGCGGGCGCCCATCGCGTCGTCGCGCAGCGACTCGGGCCCGACCTCACGCCGCGCGGCGGCCTCCTCGTGCTCTCGGAGGCGGGCACGAACGCGGGCTCGCCGGCGCTCGCGGTCGATCCGGACGGTCGCGCCGTCGTCGCCTACCTCACGTTCGCGAAGGGTCAGGCCGAGGTGCGTGCGACGGCGCTCACCTGCCACTGAGTGCGCTTGCCCCGCGAACCGGCAATCGTCGGCTCATTTTGATACGCTGGCCTCGTGGCCGACAAGCTCGACGCCCTGCCGGCGGGAACGCTCGGCAGCTACGAGATCCGGGGCAAGCTCGGCTCCGGAGGCATGGGCGACGTCTTCGACGCCGTTCACAAAGGCCTGAACAAACGCGTCGCGATCAAGACGCTCCGCAAGCGGTTCCTCGACGACGAGATCGTGGTCGCGCGTTTCCTCCGCGAAGGTCAGCTCGCCTCGCGCATCCGCCACCCGAACATCGTCGACGTCACCGACGTCGGGATGATGGGCGGCCTCCCATGCCTCGTGATGGAGCACCTCGAGGGCGAGTCGTTCTCGGCGCTGATCCGGCGCGAGAAGGCGATCGCGATCGAGCGCATCGTCGACATCCTCTTGCCGATCGTCGCGGCGGTCGACTTCGCGCACGACCACGGCATCGTGCATCGCGACCTCAAGCCGTCGAACATCTTCCTCTCGCGATCGTGGAACGGCGAGGTCGTCCCGAAGGTCCTCGACTTCGGCATCTCGAAGCTCGTCCACGAGGCGCAGGAGTCCGCGCTCACGACCGACTCCGCGTTCGTCGGTACGCCCCACTACGCGTCGCCGGAGCTGATGCGCGCCGACAAGCAGGCCGACGGCCGCTCCGATCAGTATTCGATGGGCGTCATCCTCTACGAGGCGGCGACGGGGACGCGTCCGTTCGCCGAGATCGGCAACAACTTCGTCGCGCTCGCGATGGCGATCTGCAAAGGCGAATATCCGCCCGCGACCAACCGCAACCCGAACGTGCCGCCCGCGTTCGATCGCGTCATCCAGCGCGCGATGGCGCTCCACCCCGAGGAGCGCTTCCTCACGATGCGCGCGCTCGGCGAGGCGCTCCTCCCGTTCGCGAGCGAGCGCGCCCGCGTCATCTGGGCGCCGACCTTCCAGGGCAAGACGGGCGAGGTGCCGGTCGTCGGCGAGGTCCGCGCGGCGGGGCCCACCTCGGAGACGGTCCAGACCGGGAGCAAGGGCGGCCAGGGGGGCAAGGCGCCGGAGCCGTTCGCCGCGACGGGCCCCAACCCGCAGTTCCCGACGTACCCGACCCATCCTTCGCAGCCGAGCGGCATGCACGCGTTCAGCGGTCCGCCGTCGTCGCCGAGCACCACGCCGCCCGGCTTCGAGCGCCTGCCGACGTACCCGACCTACGGGACCGGCCGCCCCGTCGCGTCGCCGCGCGGCAACGGCCTGATCACCGCCGTCGTCGGCGCGAGCGTCGTCGTGGCGATCCTCGTCTCGGTCATCGTGCTGAAGGGCGGCGTCGGCGGCGGCAAGACGGGGGAGACGACGACCGCCGCCTCCGCCGCGCCCGCCACCTTCGTGCTCGACGTCTCCGCCAACCCGCCGACCGCGGCGATCGAGCTCGACGGCGCCGCCGCCGGCACCGGCCGCATCGTGAAGACGCTCCCGAAGGACGGAGCGAAGCACGCCCTCCGCATCACCGCGCCCGGCCACGAGCCGTACACGCGCGAGTTCGACGCCGACTCCCCGCCGCCGGTGATGATCCCGCTGAAGCCGATCGCCGCCGCCCCCTCCGCGACCCCCACGCATCAGCCGACACAAAAGGCGGGCGGCAAGGCGACGGGCGGCAAGAAAGGGGACGGCCGCCCGAAGACGGATAACATCGATCCCTGGGAATGACAGGGCGGTCCATCGCTATCACGCTCGCGGTCGCCGTCGCTCTCGCGACGAGCGCGCCGACGGCAGCGGCCGCCCCGAAGGGGGAGAAGGAGGCCGCCGACCTGCGCGCGCGCGACCTCTTCCACAAGGGCGACAAGGACTACGCCGAGGGCCGCTACGAGGAGGCCTACAAGGAGTTCCAGGAGGCCTACGACCTCTCGCCGCGCCCGCAGCTCCTCTTCGCGATGTCGAACGCGCTCGAGCGGCTCGGTCGCTATCAAGAAGCGGTCGACGCGCTCGAGAAGTACCTCTCGAGCGGCAAGGTGAAGGACAAGGACATCGTCCAGAAGCGAATCGCCAATCTCAAGAAACGCGTCGAAGAGAAGAAAGCCGAGGAAGACGCGGCGGAGAAGAAGCGACAGGAAGAGGCCGCCGCCGCCGCCGCGAAGGTCGAGCCTCCGCCGCCTCCTCCTCCGCCACCGCCGCCCCCTCCGCCGAAGCCGCTCCTGCCGTACGTCCTCCTCGGAGGCGGCGGCCTCGCGCTCGTCGGCGCGGGCGTGTTCGGCGCGCTCACGCTCTCGGCGCGGAGCGACGTCGACGCGGGGTGCCGCGACGCGCCGTCGGGACGGCTCTGCACGTCGGAGGCACAAGACGCGATCGATCGGGACAAGACGCTCGGGCTCATCACCGACGTCGCGCTCGTGTCGGGCGTGGTCCTCGGCGGCGTCGGCGCGTACTTCCTCCTCACGCAGAAGAGCGAGGCCCCGTCGACGGTGAAGGTCGGCGTGAAGGCGACGGGCAGGGGAGCGGCGATCGTTGGCACGTTTTAGCCTCCGCGCAGCCCCGCTCCTCCTCGCCGCCGTCGCGAGCTGCACCCTCACGCGCTCCGTGCCCGACAGCTGCACGTCGACCGCGGACTGCCGCGCGGCCTTCGGCGGCGGGCTCGTCTGCGGCGCGAGCGGTCTCTGCGAGCGCGCGGGGCCGAACCCGCGCTGCGAGGCGGCGTTCCCGGTCGACCTCCTCACGCGCCCGGAGAGCTACGCGGGCATCATCACGCTCGGCTCGCTGATGGACCGTTCGGTCGAGACGCAGCGCGATCGCGAGGCGGCGATCCGGCTCGCGACGATGCAGGTGAACGAAGCGAAGGGCCTCGAC harbors:
- a CDS encoding serine/threonine protein kinase, which gives rise to MADKLDALPAGTLGSYEIRGKLGSGGMGDVFDAVHKGLNKRVAIKTLRKRFLDDEIVVARFLREGQLASRIRHPNIVDVTDVGMMGGLPCLVMEHLEGESFSALIRREKAIAIERIVDILLPIVAAVDFAHDHGIVHRDLKPSNIFLSRSWNGEVVPKVLDFGISKLVHEAQESALTTDSAFVGTPHYASPELMRADKQADGRSDQYSMGVILYEAATGTRPFAEIGNNFVALAMAICKGEYPPATNRNPNVPPAFDRVIQRAMALHPEERFLTMRALGEALLPFASERARVIWAPTFQGKTGEVPVVGEVRAAGPTSETVQTGSKGGQGGKAPEPFAATGPNPQFPTYPTHPSQPSGMHAFSGPPSSPSTTPPGFERLPTYPTYGTGRPVASPRGNGLITAVVGASVVVAILVSVIVLKGGVGGGKTGETTTAASAAPATFVLDVSANPPTAAIELDGAAAGTGRIVKTLPKDGAKHALRITAPGHEPYTREFDADSPPPVMIPLKPIAAAPSATPTHQPTQKAGGKATGGKKGDGRPKTDNIDPWE
- a CDS encoding tetratricopeptide repeat protein; this translates as MTGRSIAITLAVAVALATSAPTAAAAPKGEKEAADLRARDLFHKGDKDYAEGRYEEAYKEFQEAYDLSPRPQLLFAMSNALERLGRYQEAVDALEKYLSSGKVKDKDIVQKRIANLKKRVEEKKAEEDAAEKKRQEEAAAAAAKVEPPPPPPPPPPPPPPKPLLPYVLLGGGGLALVGAGVFGALTLSARSDVDAGCRDAPSGRLCTSEAQDAIDRDKTLGLITDVALVSGVVLGGVGAYFLLTQKSEAPSTVKVGVKATGRGAAIVGTF